A region of the Muricauda sp. MAR_2010_75 genome:
GTATTTGTGGTACCCGGGCCGGTCCATCTTTTTTCATAGTACTCCCTTCCAATATTGGTAAAGGCATCACCCAATCCATAGCCACCTGCCGTTTCCAGCTCCAACCTCACAAAATTCATGATCTCACTACCATAGGAACCATAGAGATCGATACCTATATCCCAGTTCTTATAGCTGAAATTCATGTTCAGACCCCCAAAGAAATCAGGGATGGGACTACCAATGATTTCCCTATCATCACCGTCAACACGCCCATCACCATTCAAATCCTTGAATCTACGGTCTCCAGGCGATGTATCTTCAGATTGGTAAAAATCAAATCCTGCGGCTTGGGCGCTGGCATTGGCCGCATCCACTTCCTCTTGGGTCTGGAAGAGGCCATCAGCTCTAAAAGCATAGTATGATCCAACCTCTCCACCCACTTCAGATCGGGTCAGACCGAACCAAAAGTTGGCGGTACTGAAACTGGGGACGAATTCTGAGTTGAGCACCACAAAATCCTGTTGGGAAGTCAACTCTGTTATTTCATTGTCCAAAAAGGTCACATTTGCTGAAATATCCCATGTGAAGTCCCCTTGACTTTTTCGATGACCCACCAAAAGTTCAACCCCTTTGTTGACCACACTTCCTGAGTTTACGGCCCTAAAGCCAAAACCATTTTGTATGGGGATGGGTTCCCTGAAAAGGAAATCGGACGCTTCACGCTTGAACCAATCCGCAGTAAGGTAAAGACTTCGGTTGAAAAGTTCAGCTTCCAGTCCAACATTGGTCTGTATCTGCGCCTCCCATTTTAAGTCTGGGTTAGGCAATACCAAGGGATAAAGCCCTGGGGATGTTGTCCCACCAAAATCGTAGTTGGCATCATTATTGGCATTTCCGGCTGAATAGAATACAGCAAATTGAAATGGATCTATTCCAAAGAAACTACCCGTTTCACCCCAACTACCTCTCAGTTTCAAAACATCAAATACACTATTGTCCATAAAGCCTTCCTCGTCAATGTTCCATCCAGCGGCAAAAGAGGGGAAAACACCCCAAAGGTTGTTCGGCCCAAACGTATCTCCAACACCATCCCTTCTGATGGTCGCCGTGGCATAGTACTTACTGTTAAAATTATAGTTCAGCCGACCAAACTGACTGGCCAATGTCCTTCGGGTTCTATATCCTTCCAAAGCCTGCACATCAGAGGCCTGGGAAATATCACGTATCTCATTATTCAAGAAACCGGCAGCCCGGGTTCGTACACGTTTAAAATAGTTTCTTTGCGCGGAAATACCTCCCAAAATACTAACGGAATGTTTTCCAAATTCTTTTTTATACTCCAAAAGGGCCTCTCCCAAGAATTCATTGCTGTAGTTGGTCTGGACATCAAAAATGGCATCCCCACGAAGGTCGACGGCCACCGAGCTACGATAATACTCTGGGAAAAAGTCCTGGGCATAGAATGTATTTGAATTGCCACCAAGATTGAGTTTTGCCATCAATCCATCAACAATGTCATACTCGAGTCCAAGGTTGACAAAGACATTTGTATTGCCGTTCTCTTGGTCATTTTGAAGGGCCCTTCCAATAACATTTTCACTTCCACGGAAGGTTTGCAGCGCGATATCTGGATACCCACCGTAATTGCCATTGCCATCATACGGCAGATTTGTACCG
Encoded here:
- a CDS encoding TonB-dependent receptor; translated protein: MKEPFSKKFIFLLALVVCASGYSQQRITGTVSDADGVPLPGANVVIKGTTNGTTADFDGNYAIDDVQSGATLVFSYIGYTTREIPVNGQSIVNASLQEDLENLDEVIVVAYGTTTKKDLTGAVGVVSGEDLAKFPTSTIDQALQGRTAGVQIVSNSGAPGASVAINIRGTGTFTTSTPLYVVDGYPTQDISFLNPNNIQSISVLKDASAGAIYGVRASNGVVIIETKKGTSGRVTFEVDTWSGFRFEPKFLDVLDVQTFADFAVGLSQENNGPDEPNEQLTPYPGWSDPSSLTNVNWQDFAFNSGFRTSTNITARGGGENSRFSFTAGLIDEDGVVVGSSYRRYNAGLNGQFDVTDKFRVKGDIKYAYTESVTKLNQGYYNIVKLLGNVPHLADADAVNMQGGTNGTNLPYDGNGNYGGYPDIALQTFRGSENVIGRALQNDQENGNTNVFVNLGLEYDIVDGLMAKLNLGGNSNTFYAQDFFPEYYRSSVAVDLRGDAIFDVQTNYSNEFLGEALLEYKKEFGKHSVSILGGISAQRNYFKRVRTRAAGFLNNEIRDISQASDVQALEGYRTRRTLASQFGRLNYNFNSKYYATATIRRDGVGDTFGPNNLWGVFPSFAAGWNIDEEGFMDNSVFDVLKLRGSWGETGSFFGIDPFQFAVFYSAGNANNDANYDFGGTTSPGLYPLVLPNPDLKWEAQIQTNVGLEAELFNRSLYLTADWFKREASDFLFREPIPIQNGFGFRAVNSGSVVNKGVELLVGHRKSQGDFTWDISANVTFLDNEITELTSQQDFVVLNSEFVPSFSTANFWFGLTRSEVGGEVGSYYAFRADGLFQTQEEVDAANASAQAAGFDFYQSEDTSPGDRRFKDLNGDGRVDGDDREIIGSPIPDFFGGLNMNFSYKNWDIGIDLYGSYGSEIMNFVRLELETAGGYGLGDAFTNIGREYYEKRWTGPGTTNTYARAIGNDSQIQNGRASDYFMEDGSFLRLRNLRVGYNLPTTLIETLGMSSARVYLSGQNLITLTGYSGYDPEVGQNADINGVNNVQTRGIDAGQYPISPSFTVGVNVQF